CATTAGGCGCATCCATAGCCAAAGGAATCCACTACATGATAACATTTTTCATCAGCGGAAAACTCAGCGAAAAACGGCGACAAAGACTCGACACAGATGCATCAAAAATTAAGCGCTGGGCATTTCTGCTGCTCTTTGTTGCAGCTGCTTCCCCGATTCCTGATGAACCCATAGTTATCCCACTGGGACTCATGAAGTACAGCCCCACCAAGTTTTTCACTGCATATTTCCTTGGAAAACTCTCCATTGCGATTGCAGGGGCTTTTTTGGGCGGTTTTGCAGTGGACATATTTTCAGGCATAATAAGCCCCGAAGTTATGACAATTATATCCATCGTGCTGACTATTGTCATAACAGTGATTCTTCTTAAAGTGGATGTGGGTAAGCTGGCGGAGAAGTATCTGCACAGAAAACCCAAAGCAGATACAGTGTAGGAAAAAGCCTAATAACGCCGAAAATAACGACTATTGAAGTGCACATTTATGCCCACCAAACAACGCAGATACCCACTAAAAACCAAAGACGCAAAAACCATCCTAAAACAAGCCTCAGAAAAACTCAAAATAAACTTAGCATTAGCCTCTGAGGAAAAAACAAATGTAGAAATTGTAGAGGCAGACGTGGGAACAATTTATTTGATTGCTGGCAAACCTGCATTAATAAAAACAGGCGACAAATTCATGCCAACCCTCATGTTTACCGAGTTTACATCTCATGCTCCCAAAATCGTGGTTGACATGGGCGCTGTGCCGTATGTTTGTAAGGGCGCGGATGTAATGGCGCCAGGTATCGTGCGAATTGAAGGCGAGTTTGGAGTGGGGGATTTTGTGTTGGTTTTGGATGTAAAGTTTGGTAAGGCGTTGGCTTTGGGTGCGAGTTTGCTGGATTCGGCAACGGCACGTCAAACCAAGAAGGGGCCTGTTGTGAAGACGCAGCATTATGTGGGCGATAAGGTTTGGGATTACATAAAAACGCTGGCAGAATAGACCTGTACGAGCAACGTTAAAGCTTAATTTTTGCCTTAAACAGGCAAGCGATTGATTAAAATGCTTTTTTAGCTCATCAGGGGTTGAAAAAGGTTTTTATTAGCTAATGCATAATTGTTATTGGTGCTTTTTAATGCTCTTTTTGCTAGTAGCAATGTTAACGCTAGAGGAAGTTTACAATAATTTCGTAGACACAACCGCATCAGCGTTGCCTGGAGTAATTGGCGCAATAATAGTGATCATCATCGGTGTCATCGTAGGCTGGTTTGTAGGCAAAGTAGCTAACAGGATAGTTGATCGAACAGTAGAGAAGAATTTTGATAAAAGTGAAGTCGGTAAAACTCTCAAAGGCTCAGGGTTTGATTTATCCAATTTTATCGGTGGTCTTCTATATGCTTTTGTCGTAATAATATCAATAACGGTGGCTATTGGGCTGTTAAACATCCCAGGTA
The Candidatus Bathyarchaeota archaeon genome window above contains:
- a CDS encoding DUF1947 domain-containing protein — translated: MPTKQRRYPLKTKDAKTILKQASEKLKINLALASEEKTNVEIVEADVGTIYLIAGKPALIKTGDKFMPTLMFTEFTSHAPKIVVDMGAVPYVCKGADVMAPGIVRIEGEFGVGDFVLVLDVKFGKALALGASLLDSATARQTKKGPVVKTQHYVGDKVWDYIKTLAE
- a CDS encoding VTT domain-containing protein, translated to MASILDFIIIFAVAMGFNLIPFAGPSNLLIASTAAIGLGNVDALSLILIGVLIALGASIAKGIHYMITFFISGKLSEKRRQRLDTDASKIKRWAFLLLFVAAASPIPDEPIVIPLGLMKYSPTKFFTAYFLGKLSIAIAGAFLGGFAVDIFSGIISPEVMTIISIVLTIVITVILLKVDVGKLAEKYLHRKPKADTV